A window of Mycolicibacterium madagascariense genomic DNA:
GGCCACGTCCCCTCCGGCCAGCGGCTTGACCAACACGCGCGGGTCCGCCGCGGAGGGCGTCGCGCGAGCGACCATCGGATCCTGGTCGACGGCGATGACGTCGGGGTTGGTCAGGATCGCCCGCGTCGCATCGGTCATCGACCGCACGTCGTTGCCCGCGATGAGGGGTGCCGCGAGCATGGCCCACAGCGAAAGATGGGTCCGCTGTTCGGCATCCGTCAGCGCGGGTTGCGCGGTGGCACGGTAGGCCAACTGGGCGTCCGACAGGGGGAACTTCTCGCTGAGCTTGGCCAGCCGGTCCGGCGGCACCTGGTAGGCCGCGACGATCTGCCGGTTGACGGCCAGGTGGTTGACGAAGTACTCGCTCCAGGGCAGCCCGGCCACCAGCATGTCGGGGTCGTTCGAATAGCCGGGATGACTGGCGCCCGTGACGCGCAACGACGCGGCGAACTCGTCGGGCACCCCGAGGTTGGTTCCGGTCAGGAAGGCGTCCGACGCGTCGAGCGGCGATAGCGTGCTGCGCCACACCGGAACCAGGTCGACGGTGGTGCGCGCCATGTCGGCGATGCCGGACCAGTCATGGGTCACCCCGGCGCGATGATCGCTGGAGCTGTTGGGGTTGATGCTGTAGAAGATGCGACGGCCCGTGTCGCGCAGGGCATTTCGCATTGCGGTGAAGACCTTCACCTGCTGGTCGTGGTCGGCGGCGGAGCGGCACCAGTCGTACTTGAGATAGTCGACGCCCCAGTCGGCGAAGCTGTTCGCGTCGGTCTTCTCGTGCCCACTGCTGCCGATGCGCACGTCCTGTCCGCACGTCTCGTCGAACGGGCTCGCGTAGATGCCCAACAGCATTCCGCGGTCGTGGGCGTAGGACGCCAGTGCGGCGATCCCGTGGGGGAAGGCCTGGGGGTCCGCGCGCAGCTTGCCGTCCGCGTCGCGGGTCGGCGCCGCCCAGCCCGCGTCGAGATCGACATAGCGGTAGCCGGCGTCGCGCATCCCCGAGGACACCATGGCGTCGATCGTCTGCTCGACGGTCTGCTCGGTCATCGGGATGCTGGCGTTCCACGAGTTCCAGCCCATCGGTGGCGTCAGACGGGTCGGGGCGCCCGCGTCCCTGGCCGGGCCGGCACACCCGGCGAGGGCGGCTAATGCCACCGCGAGGGCTGCGACGATCCGGAGAGGCTCGATCCGCAGCGGTGAGCGCATCTGCCGAGGATTGCCGATGACGGGCGGTTGTGCAAAGCCTGCGCGTCAGTCGGGCGCCGGACCGGTCAGCAACAGCTCGAAGATCGGCGCGGCCCAGCGGGACAGTTCCTCCCTGCTGAATTCGACCATCGGCTGGTTGGCCAGCACCGACCTCGTCATCGCCAGCCCGATGACGAAGGCGTCGGTCAGCGCGACCCGCTGCCGGTGGTGGTCGGGGGTGGCCGACAGCAGCGCGGGCGCCACGTTGGTCGCCAGCGTCCGGTTGAGCGTCTCGGCGGCGACCGTGCTGGTGCCTGCCGCGCGCAGCAGCGCCAGGAACGACTGGTCGTCCTCCCACACGGCGAAGTAGCGCGGCAGCAGCATGGCCGCGACGTCGTCGGCGGGCACGCCGTCCAGGTCGGGCAGATCGATGCGGAACTCGGTGGCGGTGGCGAAGAGGTCTTGTTTGCTCCCGAAGTACCGGCTCACCAAGGCCTGATCCACCCCGACGTCCGCGGCGATCGCGCGCAGCGTCGTGCGCTCGAAGCCCTCCGTGGCGAACCGGGTCCTGGCCGCGGCGAGGATGTCGGCGCGCGTCTGGGCGGCGTTGCGAGGACGTGGTGTCGTCATCCGAAGAACTGTATGTCAGCCACTGTTGACGCGGCTCGAACCCGCGCGTAGCGTGCCAAGTCATCAACCGATGACTTAAGGGATGGTGGCTCCGTGAGCGGTGGCAACGGACGGACCGGCACGGTCATCGCGCCGACGGAGGACCCCGGGGCGAGCGCGCCACCGCGCGGCCTCCTGCAGCGCATCGCGGGTCTGGCGATCGCCGCCCCCAAGCGCACCCTCGCCGTCGCGGTCGTCCTGATGGCCGCCGCGGGCGTGTTCGGCATCCCGGTCGCCGACAGCCTCTCGGCGGGCGGCTTCGGTGACCCCACGTCGGAATCGGCCCGGGCCACCGCGGCGTTGGTCGACGACTTCGGGCAGGGTGACGTTCAACTGGTGTTCCTGGTGTCGGCCCCTGGCGGCGCCAACGGTCCGGCGGCGCGGCGCGTCGGCACCGAGATCGCCGCCCAACTGGCGGCCTCGCCGCACGTGACGAGCGTGTCCTCGGCGTGGACCGCACCACGGCAGGCCGCCGCCTCGCTCGTCAGCAGAGACGGCGCGGCAGGTCTGATCGTCGCGGGCGTCGGAGGCGGTGAGAGTCGGGCGCAGGCCTACGCCGAGGACCTGTCGAACCGGTTCGCCCGCGACCGCGACGGCGTCACCGTCCGGGCCGGCGGCGTGGCGATGGTCAACGCGCAGATCACCGCCCAGGCGCAGCACGACGTCATGGTCATGGAGGCCATCGCCATTCCGCTCAGCTTCCTGGTGTTGGTCTGGGTGTTCGGCGGTCTGCTCGCCGCGGCGCTGCCGGTCGCGGTCGGCGGCATGTCGATCCTCGGCGCGCTGGCGGTGCTGCGCCTCATTACGTTCGCGACCGACGTGTCGATCTTCGCGCTCAACCTGAGCACGGCTCTCGGGCTGGCCCTGGCGATCGACTACACGCTGCTCATCATCAGCCGCTACCGCGACGAAATCGCCGGCGGCGCAGCGCGAGACGACGCTCTGCTGCGCACCATGGCGACCGCTGGGCGCACCGTGGTGTTCTCCGCCACGACGGTCGCGCTGTCGATGGCCGCGATGATCCTGTTCCCCATGCACTTCTTGAAGTCCTTCGGCTACGCGGGCATCGCGACCGTCGCGTTCACCGCCATCGCCGCCGTCGTGGTCACCCCCGCCGCGATCGTCCTGCTCGGCGATCGCGTCATCGGTGGGCGCGCGTCGGTTCCGACGACCGTCGAGCGGCAGTTCTGGTACCGCACGACGACGTTCGTCATGCGCCGCGCGCTGCCCGTCGGCCTCGCCGTCGTCGCGGTGCTCCTGCTGGTCGGGCTCCCGTTCCTCGGCGTCCGATGGGGCTTTCCGGACGACCGGGTGCTGCCGGCATCGGCGTCCGCCCGCGAGGTCGGTGACCAGTTGCGGCGGGACTTCGCGACCGACTCCACCACCGCGGTCAGCGTCGTCGTCCCCGACGCCACTGGCATCGCCGCCGGGGAGATGACGCGGTACGCCCTCGATCTGTCGCGGGTGCCCGACGTGTCGGCGGTGTCGGCTCCGACGGGCACGTTCGTCGACGGCAGACCGGTCGGACCGCCGTCGGCGCCAACGGGATTCGCCCATGGGCGTGCGCTGGTGACCGTCAGCTCCACGGCGCCGCTGTTCTCCGATCGCTCCGAGGCGCAACTGGACCGGCTGCACGCGGTGCCCACCCCCGGCGGCCGGACCGTCGAACTGACGGGCACGGCGCAGACCAACCGGGACAGCGTGCACGCCATCACCTCTCGCCTGCCCTACGTCCTCGGCCTGATCGCCGTCATCACGTTCGGCCTGCTCTTCCTGCTCACCGGCAGCGTGGTGCTCCCACTCAAGGCCCTGGTGCTCAACGTCCTGTCGCTGACGGCGGCGTTCGGTGCGATCGTGTGGATCTTCCAGGACCACCACCTCGGTGGGCTTGGCACCGCATCGACGGGAACCCTCGTCGCGAACATGCCGGTCCTGTTGTTCTGCATCGCATTCGGCCTGGCGATGGACTACGAGGTCTTCGTCGTCTCCCGCATCCGCGAGTTCTGGCTGGCCTCGGGGCGCACGCCCGCCGACCACCGCGAGAGTGTCGCACTCGGAATCTCCCGCACCGGACGCGTCGTCACGGCGGCCGCGCTCGTCATGTCGATCTCGTTCGCGGCGTTGATCGCCTCGCACGTGTCGTTCATGAGGATGTTCGGCGTGGGTCTGACGCTCGCCGTCGTCGTGGACGCCACCCTGGTCCGGATGGTGCTGCTGCCCGCCTTCCTGCAGCTGCTGGGCACCCGATCCTGGTGGGCGCCAACGTCATTGGCTCGGCTTCACGCCCGGTTCGGCATCTCGGAGGGGCCCGCCCCGGCGCCCGCCTCGGTGAGGGCGATCGACGGCGCGTGATGACCGGCCGCGGCCACCGCCCGCCGCACGGCGTCGGCGACCTCGGTCCACCGCTCGTGGGCGACCAGTGCGATGACGCAGCCGCCGAAACCGCCGCCCGTCATCCGCGCCCCGAGCGCACCGGCGCGCACGGCGGTGTCGGCGATGAGGTCGATGTGCGGGGTGGTGATCTCGAAGTCGTCGCGCATGGAGGCGTGCGACGCCGTGAAGATCCGGCCGACCGATGCGTAGTCCCCGGCGCCGAGGGCGGCGACGACGTCGGCGACCCTCCGGTTCTCGGTCAGGACGTGCCTGGCGCGCCGGGCGTCGACGGGATCCGCGATACCGCGCAGGGCATCCTCGCCGCGGTCCTGGACGTCGCGGAGCGACGTCACCCCGAGGTCGGCCGCCGCCCGCTCGCACGCGGTGCGCCGGGCGGCGTACTCGCCCCCGGCATGCTGGTGTGGCGCCATCGAATTGATCAGCAGCAGAACCACACCCGCGGCAGCGGGGTCGAAGGGCACCGGGCGGACGCCGTCGTCGAGGAAGTCGATGAGTAGTGCGTGCCGGGGCTCGCCGCACAGTGACGCCAGCTGATCCATCAAACCCGTTGGCGCGCCTACATATTCGTTCTCTGCGCGCTGCGCGAGCCGGGCCTGCTCGACGCGCCCGATGGACAGACCGGCCGCGGTGGCCAGCGCCCCGAGCGCAGCGCATTCCAGCGCTGCCGACGACGCGAGCCCGGAGCCCATCTCGACACCGCTGCTGATCGACATCTCGCCACCGGGCACCGAATGCCCGGCGTCGCGCAGTGCCCACACGACGCCCGCGACGTAGGCGGCCCATCCCCGCACCGCGCCGCGGGCGGTGTCGAGGGGAATCGTCACCTCGCCGGCCTCGTCGGCGCTGCGGACCACGACGGCGTCGCCGCCGTCGGGCCGGTAGGTCACCTCGGTGCGCTCGGGGAGCGCGATCGGCAGCGCGAAACCCTGGTTGTAGTCGGTGTGTTCACCGATCAGGTTGATCCGGCCCGGGGCGGCGTAGTGGACGGTCTCGGTCACGCGAGCTCCCGGAGTCGGGCAGCGACGGACTCTGGGGTCACGTCGCTGATGAAGGCGTCCATGGCCGACTCGGAGCCGGCCAGGAACTTGAGCTTGGTGGCACTGCGGCGCACCGACATCAGCTCGACGTGGAAGTAGCCCTCCCGCTGGGACTCTGAGTCGCGGTACTGGTGCAGCGCCGAGATGTAGGGCAGCGGGGTGGGATACATGCGGTCGAACCGCCGCAGTACGTCGCAGTAGACGGCGGCGAACCCGTCCAATTCGGCCTCCGTGAGCTCACCGAGGTTGCGCACGAAGCGATTTGGATACAGGTGCACCTCGACGGGCCAGCGCGCGGCGAACGGCACGAACGCGGTGAACGACTCCGTCCTGGCGATCACCCGGCTGCCGTCGGCCACCTCGTCGGCGAGGATGTCGGCGAACAGGTTGCTGCCGTGGCGTTCGGCGTGAGCCCTGGCGGCGGCGAGCATGTGCGCGGTGCGCGGCGTGAGATAGGGATAGCCGTAGATCTGGCCGTGCGGATGGGTCAGCGTCACACCGATCTCCTCGCCCCGGTTCTCGAAGCAGAACACCTGCTCGATGCCGGGGCGGCCCATCAGGTCGTGGGTGCGGTCGCGCCAGGCGTCGACGACGAGCCGGGCGTGGGGGAGGGCCAGGTCGGCGAACGAGGCGGTGTGACTGCTCGAGAACGAGATGACCTCGCAGCGACCATGTCCCGGGGCGTCGACGAAGCCACCGCCGTCACCGTCGGGCAGCGTGAAGGCCCGCCCGTCGGCGCCCGAGAGGCTGGGGAAGCGGTTCTCGAACACCACGACGTCGTAGTCGGGCGCCGGGACCTCGCTGACGTCGCCCGAGGCGCCCGGGCACAGCGGACACTGATCGGCGTTCGGCTTGTAGGTGCGGTCCTGACGCAGCGCCGCCACCGCGACCCACTGCTGCGTCTGCCGGTCGAAGCGCAACTGCGACAACCGTTCTCCGCGCGGCGGCAGCGGTCGCAGGTCGGGGACCGGCGCGGGTTCGTGGCCGGGCAGCGAGAAGAACAGCAGTTCGCGACCGTCGGCCAGCCGCCACCGCGTGGGCTGATTCGTCACCGCGGTCACCGGGCCGCCACCGGCGCGATGAGCAGATCGCCGACGTGCGCGTCGATCAGCGAGCGGTCGGGTGCGTCGAGGCCGTCGTCGACGATCAGCGTGTCGATCTGGGACAGCCGGGCGAACACGCACGCGCCGACCCCGCCGTACTTCGTGTGGTCGGCGAGCACCACCAACCGGCCGCCGACGTCGATGAGCGTCCGATTGGTTTGCGCCTCGGCGACATTGGGCGACGTCAGGCCGGCGTCGACGTCGAAGCCGTGCACGCCGAGATAGGTCGCGTCGACCCGGAACGACGCGATGGCCGCATCGGCGACCGGCCCGACGAGGGCGTCGGAGCGGGTGCGCACGCCGCCGCTGAGGTACACCAGCGGGGCGTCCGCGCCGTCCGCGGCGGGGTCGGTCAGTTCCTGAAAGATGTTGATGGAGTTGGTGACCACTGTGATCGAGGGTCGATGGCGCAGCTGCCTGGCGAGTTCGGCGGTGGTGGTGCCCGCGCCGATCGCGATCGTCATGCCGTCGGCGACGGTCGTCGCGGCGGTCGCGGCGATGGCCCGCTTCTCGGCCTGCTGACGCGTCGCCTTGTCGGCCGAGCGCGGTTCCTCGCCGCGGTTGTGGTGTGCAACCGCCCCGCCATGCACCTTGCGCAGGAGGTCCTGGGCGTCGAGGGTGTCGAGGTCACGGCGCACCGTCATCTCCGACACGGCCAGTTCGGTCGCGAGATCGGCGACGCGCACGGCGCCACCGGATTGCAACGCGCGCAGGATCGCCTCCTGCCGTTCAGCGGCCAGCATCGTCGTCGACACTCCCTCCAGTGGGCATGAAACCGAACAATAATGAACAGCAAAGCACGGTAAGCGTCAAATCTGTGTAAAAACTTGTGCAATCTTGCGCGAAACTGTTAGGACATGTTAGGACAATGGTCCAGATCACTCAACGAAGGAGTTGGTGCCCCACATGACCACGCTCATGGCAGACGACGTCTTGCGGTTGAACGTCGGGGCCGTCGACTACACGTTGATCGCGGTGTACTTCGCCTTCGTGCTCGGCATCGGATACCTTGCGCGCAGCCAGGTTTCGACGAGCCTCGACTTCTTCCTCTCCGGCCGTCGGCTGCCGGCCTGGGTGACCGGGATCGCGTTCGTCTCGGCGAACCTCGGTGCGGTGGAGATCATGGGCATGGCCGCCAACGGCGCTCAGATCGGCCTGGCGACGATGCACTACTACTGGATCGGCGCGGTCCCCGCGATGATCTTCCTCGGCATCGTGATGATGCCGTTCTACTACGGGTCCAAGGTGCGCAGCGTCCCCGAGTTCATGCGCCGCCGCTTCGGAACGGGGGCGCACCTGGTCAACGCCATCAGCTTCGCCGTGGCCCAGGTGCTCATCGCCGGCGTCAACCTGTTCCTGCTCGCGACCGTCATCAACGTCCTGCTGGGCTGGGCCACCTGGGTGTCCCTCCTCGTCGCGGCGGCAATCGTGTTGACCTACACCGCACTCGGTGGTCTCTCGGCCGCGATCTACAACGAGGTCCTCCAGTTCTTCGTCATCCTGGCCGCGCTCGTCCCGCTCACGGTGTTCGGGCTCATCAAGGTCGGTGGCTGGACCGGGTTGAAGGAGAAGGTGGTCGAGACCGTCGGCTCCGGCCAGAAGGTCACCGCGACAGTCAACGAGCAGCTGACCACCTGGCCCGGGCAGGCACTCAGCGGTTTCAGCAGCCCGTTCTGGTCGGTCGTCGGCATCGTCTTCGGCTTGGGATTCGTTCTCTCCTTTGGCTATTGGACGACGAACTTCGTCGAGGTGCAGCGCGCCATGGCGTCGAACTCGATGTCGGCGGCGCGTCGCGCACCCATCATCGCGTCCTTCCCGAAGCTCCTGATCCCGTTCGTGGTGGTGGTGCCCGGCATGATCGCGGCGGCCTCCATCGGCGACATGATGAAGCTCAAGTCCACCGGCGCCGGCGACGTCACCTACAACGACGCGATGCTGCTGATGATCCGCGACATCCTGCCCAACGGACTGCTCGGCGTCGCCATCGCGGGCCTGATCGCCTCGTTCATGGCGGGCATGGCCGCCAACATCTCCGCGTTCAACAGCGTGTTCAGCTATGACATCTGGCAGCAGTACGTCGTCAAGGACCGCTCCGACGACTATTACATCGCCGTGGGGCGCTTCGCCACCGTCGCCGCGACGCTGCTGGCGATCTTCACCGCGCTGATCGCCTCGGGCTACTCGAACATCATGGACTACCTGCAGACGCTGTTCGGGTTCTTCAACGCCCCGCTGTTCGCCACCTTCATCCTGGGCATGTTCTGGAAGAGGATGACGGCGACGGCCGGTTGGGTCGGGCTGGTCGCGGGCACGCTGTCGGCGATCTTCGTCTTCATCCTGTCCAAGGTCGGCATCATCGACCTGCCGGGGCAGGGCATGCCGTTCGTCGCGGCCGCGGCGGCGTTCATCGTCGACATCATGGTCAGCGTCGGCGTCAGCCTGGTCACGACGCCGAAACCCCGCGAGGAACTCGTCGGGTTCGTCTACTCCGAGACGCAGGTGGACATCATGTCCGACCCGGACGAGGCGGGGCGGCCATGGTTCCAGCGCGCCGTTCCCCTCGGCGCGGTCATGATCGTGCTGACCATCGCCTTCAACGTCATCTTCCACTAGAGCTCAGGAGCCGAGAATGACCGTCCCACACGAACATCGGGTGCTCGCCCACCTCTTCGACATCCGCAACATCATCGGCGCCCTGCTCGCCATCTACGGTGTCGTGCTGACGATCGCGGGCTTCGCGCCGGGCATCCTGCGCGATCACGCCGATCCCGCCGCGGCAGGCAACCGGTCCGACCTGTACATCGGCACCGCCGCCAACTGGTGGGTGGGGCTGATCATGTTGGCCGCCGGCGTGGCGTTCTTCGCCTGGGCGCTGATTCGTCCGCTCAGGGTGCAGGCACCCGCCGAGCCAAGGTAGCTTCGCCGCGGTTTGTCCGGCCGACGGCTCGGGTAGTCGCGCTGCATGAGTACCGATGGGGCAGGTGTCACCGAGGCCACTCCCGCGCAGCGCCGGATTCACTGGATTGCCGCGCTGTTGACCATCATTGGAGCCGCGGTGGCCGAGGTCGTCGCGTACGGGCTGACGCTGGGCGTGGCCGGCTGTACCGATCAGAGCTGCCCCCACCTGGGGTTGGCCAACGCCGCATACGGGCCGGTCGTCTACGGCACGCCGATCGTCGCGGTGGTGGCGATCGCGCTGTCGTTCGTGACCGCACGCAAGCGGTGGGGCTGGGTCGTGCCCGCCGTGGCGTGGATCCTGATCATCGCGGGCCTCGTCGTGCTCTACGTCGGCGGGCAGCAGTAGTCACCCGCGGCGCCGCTGCGGCGAGCACCCCGGCGGCTGCGAGGGAGCGGGCAGCAGGGCGCGACGCGGCTGCAGGGGTACCGCCCGGGTGTGCCCGACCGTGAGTGTCAGGTCGGCGCCCGCGTGGCGGATGGTCAGCGCGTCGTCGACGGTGTCGTCACCGTTGTACTCCACCGTGTACCGCACCTCGTCATGGGTGACGTCGACGATCAGTCGAAGTCCCTTCCAGCGCAACCGAAATCGCAGTCGGACGATCTCCTCGGGAAGCTGTGGGTCGAGTTCCGGCACGCCGTCGTCGTCGCGCAGGCCGCCGAAGCCGGCGACGAGTGCGATCCACGCGCCGGCCAGGGACGCCATGTGCAGCCCGTCCTTGGTGTTGTGGTGCAGGTCCCGCAGATCGATGGCGGCGGCCTCGTAGGCGTAGGCGTGCGCCAGCTCGAGATGTCCCACCTCGGCGCACAGCACGGCCTGCGTGCACGCCGACAGCGACGAGTCGCGCACCATGCGCGGCTCGTAGTAGTCGACGTTGCGCGCCTTCTGCTCGGCGGTGAAGGAGTGGCTGCGCCAGTGCATGGCGAGGATCAGGTCGGCCTGCTTGATCACCTGGGCCGGATAGAGCCGGACGTAGGACTCGTGCAGCAGCAGCGGGAACTGGGTCTCGTCGGTGAACTCCCATTCCTTGAAGGTGGTGAACCCCTCGCACTGCTGATGCACACCGAGGCCCTGGTCGAAGGGGACGTTGACGGTGTCCGCGGCATCGCGCCAGGCCGCGATCTCCTCGGTGGTGACGCCGAGCGCACGCGACGCCTCGGAGTGGCGATTGCACGCGTCGGCCGCCACCCGCAGATTGTGCGCGGCCATCAGGTTGGTGAACACGTTGTCCCGCACCACGGCGGTGTACTCGTCGGGGCCCGTCACGCCGTCGAGATGCCAGGCGCCGTGGCGGTCGTGGTGCCCTAGCGACAACCACAGCCGAGCCGTCTCGATGAGCACCTGCAGACCGCAGTCGGCCTCGAGTGACTCGTCTCCGGTGACGATGCGGTACCGCTCGAACGCCGCGGCGATGTCGGCGTTGACGTGCCAGGCGGCCGTGCCCGCCGGCCAGTAGGCCGAGCACTCCTGTCCGCGGATGGTGCGCCACGGGAACGCCGCACCCTCCAGATCGAGTTCGCGGGCGCGCTGCCGCGCCAGGTCGAGCGTCGAAGCGCGCCAGCGCAGCGCGTCGGCGGCGGCGTTCGGCTGGGTGTAGGTCAACACGGGGAGCACGAAGCCCTCGGTGTCCCAGAAAGCGTGCCCGTCGTACCCGGTTCCGGTGAGGCCCTTGCCGGGGATGGCGCGGCGCTCCGCGCGGGCGCTGGTCTGCAGCACGTGGAACAGGCCGAAGCGCACGGCCTGCTGGATCTCCGGATCGCCCTCGACCTCGACGTCGGCACCGTCCCAGAAGTGGTCGAGGTACTGACGTTGCGCGTCGAGCAGGCCCTGCCAACCCGTGTAGCGGGCGCCGTCGAGGGCACCGGCCACCTGGTCGGCGAGGGCGGGCCGCGAGCGCAGGCTCGACCAGCCGTAGGAGAGGTACTTGACGATGCGCAGCTTCTGACCGGGTTGCAGACCGCAAATGACGGTGGTGCGGGCGAGATCCTCGCGGGAGATGGTGTTCTTCTCGACGCGGCCGGGGACCTCGATGTCGTGGTCCATCGCCGCCGCGGTCATGAGCTCGCTGTAGCGCGTCTCGTGGATGAGCACCGCCCGCAGTTCGTCGCTGTCGTGGGAGACCGGCTGCAGCGGCTTGGTGAGGATCGCCGCCGCCCGGGGGTCCTGAGACGTCTCGGGCTGGTCCTCGTTGGCGACGAGCTCGGATTGCACGGTGACCCTGGTGAATTCGTCGACCGCCTCCACCACGTACTCGATGGCGGCCACCCCGCGGTGCGCCAGTGACACCAGGCGGGTCGTGGTGAGGGCGATGCGGCGCCCGGCGGGGGAGCGCCACCGGACGTCGCGGCGCAGGGTGCCGGCCCGGAAGTCCAGCACGCGTTCGTGGTGCTCGAGTTGGCCGTAGCGGACGTCGAAGGGTTCGTCGTCGACGAGCAGCCGAAGGATCTTGCCGTTGGTGACGTCGACGAGGGTCTGGCCCTCCTCGGGGTAGCCGTACCCGGCTTCGGCGTACGGCAGCGGCCGAATCTCGAAGAACGAGTTGAGATAGGTGCCCGGAAGTCCGTGCGGTTCGCCCTCGTCGAGGTTGCCGCGCATGCCGATGTGCCCGTTGGACAGCGCGAACACCGATTCGGACTGCGCCAGGATGTCGAGGTCCAGCGTCTTCTCCCGGACCTGCCACGGCTCGACGGGGAAGGTGTCGTCGGTGATCACGAGGCGTCGAGCAGGTCGGCGAGATCCTCGACGACGACGTCGGCCCCGTGCTGGCGCAGCGCGTCGGCGTGCCCGACGCGGTCGACGCCGACCACGATGCCGAAGTGCCCGGCATGGCCTGCCTCCACGCCGGAGATGGCGTCCTCGAAGACGGCCGCCTGCGCGGGTTCGACGCCGAGGCGCTTGGCCCCGGCCAGGTAGGAGTCCGGCGCCGGCTTGCCCTCGATGTGCTCCTCGCGCATGGTGACCCCGTCGACGCGCTGCTGCACGTACTTGGCCAGCCCGGTGATGTCGAGGACCTCACGGGTGTTCGCCGAGGACGACACCACGGCCACCTTGAGCCCCTTGTCCACGACGGCCTCCAGGTAGCGGCGCGAGCCGTTGAAGACCTTCACCCCGTCGGTGTGCAGCGTCTTGAGGAAGGCGTCGTTCTTGCGGTTGCCGAGCCCCTGCACGGTCTCGGCGTCCGGGCCGTCGTCCGGCGAGCCCTCCGGCAGTTCGATCCCGCGGCTCTGCAGGAACGAGCGAACGCCGTCCTCGCGCTTCTTGCCGTCGACGTACTCGGAGTAGTCCGCGTCGACGTCGAACGGCCGGAACGGCTCGCCCGACGCGTCGGCGCGCTGGCGCAGGAACTCGTCGAACATGGCCTTCCACGCGGTGCGGTGCACGCTGGCGGTGTCGGTCAACACGCCGTCGAGGTCGAACAGGCACGCGGTGACGTGCTCGGGCAGGCCCAACACGGCAGTCCCCACTTTCGGTCGGTGAGATCGGGTGCGCGTCCACCGCGCCGGGGGTGGGGTACCCACTTCCTCGGCAAACCGGTCCCCGGCCCTCAGAGCAGATTCGCGGCGAAGCGCAGGTCGTCGACGAGTCCGGCCATGGCCTCCTCCCGCGTCTCGGGTGGACCCCGCAGGATCGACGAGGGATGCACGGTCGCGACGAGGTCGGCGGTCAGTTCGGGTGCGCCGGAGTCCGCCGGCGCCCGCAGCACCTCCTGTCGGTGCGCGGTGAGCCGAAAGTCATTGCCCAACAAGGCTTTCGCCGCCGTCGCACCCATCAGCACCACGACGTCCGGGGTCACGACCTCGAGCTCGGCGAACAACCACGGGCGGCACGCGACCACCTCGGTCCGGCTGGGCGTCTTGTGGATCCGGCGCTGGCCGCGTTCGGCGCGGACGAACTTGAAGTGCTTGACCGCGTTGGTCACGTACAGACCGTCGCGGGACACCCCGGCGGCGTCGAGCGCCTCGTTCAGCACCCGGCCCGCGGGGCCGACGAACGGCCGTCCCGCGCGGTCCTCCTGGTCGCCGGGCTGTTCGCCCACCAGCATCAGGCGCGCGTCCGACAGGCCTGCGCCGAACACCGTCGGCCCCGCCTCCTGAAACAGATCGCAACCCTCGCAGTGGCGCGCCGCCTCGGCGAGCCGGGGCAGGGAGCGGTCGGGTGGGACGAATCGAGCG
This region includes:
- a CDS encoding DeoR/GlpR family DNA-binding transcription regulator gives rise to the protein MLAAERQEAILRALQSGGAVRVADLATELAVSEMTVRRDLDTLDAQDLLRKVHGGAVAHHNRGEEPRSADKATRQQAEKRAIAATAATTVADGMTIAIGAGTTTAELARQLRHRPSITVVTNSINIFQELTDPAADGADAPLVYLSGGVRTRSDALVGPVADAAIASFRVDATYLGVHGFDVDAGLTSPNVAEAQTNRTLIDVGGRLVVLADHTKYGGVGACVFARLSQIDTLIVDDGLDAPDRSLIDAHVGDLLIAPVAAR
- a CDS encoding beta-phosphoglucomutase family hydrolase, which codes for MLGLPEHVTACLFDLDGVLTDTASVHRTAWKAMFDEFLRQRADASGEPFRPFDVDADYSEYVDGKKREDGVRSFLQSRGIELPEGSPDDGPDAETVQGLGNRKNDAFLKTLHTDGVKVFNGSRRYLEAVVDKGLKVAVVSSSANTREVLDITGLAKYVQQRVDGVTMREEHIEGKPAPDSYLAGAKRLGVEPAQAAVFEDAISGVEAGHAGHFGIVVGVDRVGHADALRQHGADVVVEDLADLLDAS
- a CDS encoding sodium:solute symporter family protein; amino-acid sequence: MTTLMADDVLRLNVGAVDYTLIAVYFAFVLGIGYLARSQVSTSLDFFLSGRRLPAWVTGIAFVSANLGAVEIMGMAANGAQIGLATMHYYWIGAVPAMIFLGIVMMPFYYGSKVRSVPEFMRRRFGTGAHLVNAISFAVAQVLIAGVNLFLLATVINVLLGWATWVSLLVAAAIVLTYTALGGLSAAIYNEVLQFFVILAALVPLTVFGLIKVGGWTGLKEKVVETVGSGQKVTATVNEQLTTWPGQALSGFSSPFWSVVGIVFGLGFVLSFGYWTTNFVEVQRAMASNSMSAARRAPIIASFPKLLIPFVVVVPGMIAAASIGDMMKLKSTGAGDVTYNDAMLLMIRDILPNGLLGVAIAGLIASFMAGMAANISAFNSVFSYDIWQQYVVKDRSDDYYIAVGRFATVAATLLAIFTALIASGYSNIMDYLQTLFGFFNAPLFATFILGMFWKRMTATAGWVGLVAGTLSAIFVFILSKVGIIDLPGQGMPFVAAAAAFIVDIMVSVGVSLVTTPKPREELVGFVYSETQVDIMSDPDEAGRPWFQRAVPLGAVMIVLTIAFNVIFH
- a CDS encoding glycoside hydrolase family 65 protein; the encoded protein is MITDDTFPVEPWQVREKTLDLDILAQSESVFALSNGHIGMRGNLDEGEPHGLPGTYLNSFFEIRPLPYAEAGYGYPEEGQTLVDVTNGKILRLLVDDEPFDVRYGQLEHHERVLDFRAGTLRRDVRWRSPAGRRIALTTTRLVSLAHRGVAAIEYVVEAVDEFTRVTVQSELVANEDQPETSQDPRAAAILTKPLQPVSHDSDELRAVLIHETRYSELMTAAAMDHDIEVPGRVEKNTISREDLARTTVICGLQPGQKLRIVKYLSYGWSSLRSRPALADQVAGALDGARYTGWQGLLDAQRQYLDHFWDGADVEVEGDPEIQQAVRFGLFHVLQTSARAERRAIPGKGLTGTGYDGHAFWDTEGFVLPVLTYTQPNAAADALRWRASTLDLARQRARELDLEGAAFPWRTIRGQECSAYWPAGTAAWHVNADIAAAFERYRIVTGDESLEADCGLQVLIETARLWLSLGHHDRHGAWHLDGVTGPDEYTAVVRDNVFTNLMAAHNLRVAADACNRHSEASRALGVTTEEIAAWRDAADTVNVPFDQGLGVHQQCEGFTTFKEWEFTDETQFPLLLHESYVRLYPAQVIKQADLILAMHWRSHSFTAEQKARNVDYYEPRMVRDSSLSACTQAVLCAEVGHLELAHAYAYEAAAIDLRDLHHNTKDGLHMASLAGAWIALVAGFGGLRDDDGVPELDPQLPEEIVRLRFRLRWKGLRLIVDVTHDEVRYTVEYNGDDTVDDALTIRHAGADLTLTVGHTRAVPLQPRRALLPAPSQPPGCSPQRRRG